A single region of the Thermodesulfobacteriota bacterium genome encodes:
- the nadB gene encoding L-aspartate oxidase, whose translation MEIKTDFLIIGSGIAGLSFALKVAEFGNVALVTKKEAMDSNTNLAQGGIASVFGSHDSFDLHLEDTLAAGDGLCNMDVVNMVVKNGPDRILELINLGVQFNLSAKKTTTSSLPQFDLGREGGHSKNRIVHAQDMTGKEVERALVNRVKDHPRIRLYENHIAIDLITCSTRMKRGLVTTTHEDYCCGAYVLNRKTNIVKTFSAHITLLAAGGSGKVYLYTSNPDIATGDGIAMAYRAGATVANLEFVQFHPTCLYHPEAKNFLISEAVRGEGGILIDTAGKPFMEKYDPQKDLACRDVVARAIDTELKKSGDDFVFLDISHKKADFIKKRFPNLYEKCLFFGIDMTTEALPVVPAAHYMCGGVATDIFGQTDIQGLYAIGETACTGLHGANRLASNSLLEAIVYADQAAVHAVKNLNNVDFKSTPAPPSWDEVGTTDSDEMIMVTHNWDEIRRLMWNYVGIVRSDKRLARAKRRIEIIQSEIKEYYWNFKVGADLIELRNIAIVAELIIKCARHRKESRGLHYNIEYPYHDDKRWKKDTVLRRSFVG comes from the coding sequence ATGGAAATAAAAACCGATTTTTTAATCATTGGAAGCGGCATCGCAGGTCTTTCATTCGCCTTAAAGGTTGCAGAGTTCGGCAATGTTGCATTAGTAACCAAAAAAGAAGCCATGGACAGCAACACCAACCTGGCTCAGGGAGGAATTGCGTCTGTCTTTGGCAGCCACGACTCTTTTGATCTCCACCTAGAAGACACACTTGCTGCCGGAGACGGTCTTTGCAACATGGATGTGGTAAACATGGTGGTTAAAAACGGTCCGGATAGAATTTTGGAGTTGATAAACCTGGGCGTACAGTTCAATTTATCCGCTAAAAAAACGACCACATCTAGTTTGCCTCAATTTGACCTTGGACGGGAGGGAGGGCATTCAAAAAATCGTATCGTCCATGCCCAGGACATGACCGGAAAGGAAGTTGAAAGGGCGCTGGTAAATCGGGTTAAAGATCACCCGCGTATCCGCCTGTATGAAAATCACATTGCCATTGATCTGATTACATGCTCCACCAGAATGAAGAGAGGCCTTGTTACCACGACTCATGAGGACTATTGCTGTGGTGCATATGTCCTTAACAGAAAAACCAATATAGTAAAAACTTTTTCCGCGCATATTACGCTTCTGGCCGCCGGAGGTAGCGGGAAAGTGTATCTGTACACCAGCAATCCCGACATTGCTACAGGAGACGGTATTGCAATGGCTTACAGGGCCGGAGCAACAGTGGCAAACCTGGAATTCGTTCAGTTTCACCCCACCTGTCTGTATCACCCGGAGGCAAAAAATTTTCTTATTTCCGAAGCCGTTAGAGGTGAAGGGGGAATTCTCATCGATACAGCGGGAAAGCCTTTCATGGAAAAATATGATCCGCAAAAGGATCTCGCCTGTCGTGACGTGGTTGCCCGTGCAATCGATACCGAGCTTAAAAAAAGTGGGGATGATTTTGTATTTCTCGATATATCACATAAAAAAGCTGATTTTATAAAAAAACGTTTCCCAAATCTTTATGAAAAATGCCTTTTTTTTGGCATTGACATGACAACCGAAGCGCTTCCAGTTGTTCCTGCTGCCCATTATATGTGCGGAGGTGTGGCAACAGATATATTCGGCCAGACAGATATTCAAGGGCTTTATGCTATTGGTGAAACAGCATGTACCGGACTGCACGGAGCCAACAGGCTGGCCAGCAATTCTCTGCTGGAAGCAATTGTCTATGCTGACCAAGCGGCTGTTCATGCGGTAAAAAATTTGAACAACGTGGATTTTAAATCAACCCCTGCTCCTCCTTCTTGGGATGAAGTGGGTACAACGGACAGTGATGAAATGATCATGGTTACCCACAACTGGGATGAAATCAGGCGATTGATGTGGAACTATGTGGGAATTGTCAGATCGGATAAACGTCTCGCCAGGGCCAAAAGGCGTATTGAAATTATTCAAAGCGAAATCAAAGAGTATTACTGGAATTTCAAGGTAGGGGCAGATCTCATTGAGTTGAGAAATATCGCCATTGTGGCGGAACTTATTATAAAATGTGCTAGGCACAGAAAGGAAAGCCGCGGACTCCATTATAATATTGAATATCCATACCATGATGATAAGAGGTGGAAGAAAGATACGGTTTTACGAAGATCGTTTGTGGGGTAA